The Hyphomonas sediminis genome contains a region encoding:
- a CDS encoding serine hydrolase domain-containing protein produces MAGSVQGKCDPKFARVREEFEQNFAARGEVGASVCLSVDGEKVVDLWGGMANPETNDPWQEDTISIVFSCTKAAVATCAHILIDRGELNPNALVKQYWPEFAKAGKEKTTVQMMLNHESALPTVRDAVPPGGFGDWAYMIKRMEDEEAFWEPGTRNGYHMVNFGWTVGELVRRVSGKSLGAFFREEVAEKTGAKFWIGLPESEKVHIAPIRMYQPQPTDQPTEFTIALMGDPNSIQHKSFLNTGGWDWNDRKNQTAEIGGGGGLSNARGQVAWYTELATGGGKLVSADRLAAMGRVTTATQRDATLLIPTRFASGYMKSMDNRGLNLGPGTSAIMGEAAFGHVGAGGSIGFADPEARMAFSYTMNQMGGGLLLNDRGQSLIDAAYTSLGYRTNAPGAWVR; encoded by the coding sequence ATGGCCGGCAGCGTTCAGGGCAAGTGCGATCCGAAATTCGCCAGGGTGCGCGAGGAATTCGAGCAGAATTTCGCTGCGCGCGGTGAGGTGGGCGCCTCGGTCTGTCTCTCGGTGGACGGCGAGAAGGTGGTGGACCTCTGGGGCGGCATGGCCAATCCGGAGACGAACGATCCCTGGCAGGAAGATACGATTTCCATTGTCTTCTCGTGCACCAAGGCGGCCGTGGCCACCTGCGCCCATATCCTGATCGACCGGGGCGAGTTGAACCCCAATGCGCTGGTCAAGCAATACTGGCCGGAGTTTGCCAAGGCGGGGAAAGAGAAGACCACGGTTCAGATGATGCTGAACCATGAGAGCGCGCTGCCAACTGTTCGGGACGCTGTGCCGCCTGGCGGCTTTGGCGACTGGGCTTACATGATCAAGCGCATGGAGGACGAGGAAGCCTTCTGGGAGCCGGGTACGCGGAACGGCTATCACATGGTCAATTTCGGCTGGACCGTTGGCGAGCTTGTCCGCCGCGTTTCCGGCAAATCGCTCGGCGCATTCTTCCGCGAGGAAGTGGCCGAGAAGACAGGCGCGAAATTCTGGATCGGCCTGCCGGAAAGCGAGAAGGTGCATATCGCGCCCATCCGCATGTATCAGCCCCAGCCAACCGATCAGCCTACGGAATTCACGATTGCCCTGATGGGCGATCCCAATTCCATCCAGCACAAATCCTTCCTGAATACCGGCGGCTGGGACTGGAATGACCGGAAAAACCAGACGGCAGAAATCGGCGGCGGCGGCGGCCTGTCCAATGCGCGCGGGCAGGTGGCGTGGTATACGGAGCTGGCGACGGGCGGCGGCAAGCTCGTTTCGGCAGATCGCCTTGCCGCCATGGGCCGTGTCACCACCGCCACCCAGCGTGACGCAACCCTGCTCATCCCCACGCGCTTTGCATCCGGCTACATGAAATCAATGGACAATCGCGGCCTCAACCTTGGGCCTGGCACCAGCGCCATTATGGGCGAGGCCGCGTTCGGCCATGTCGGTGCTGGCGGCTCCATTGGCTTTGCAGACCCAGAGGCGCGCATGGCCTTCAGCTATACAATGAACCAGATGGGAGGCGGCCTCCTGCTGAACGATCGCGGCCAGAGCCTCATCGATGCGGCCTACACATCGCTTGGCTACCGCACGAATGCGCCCGGTGCGTGGGTTCGTTGA
- a CDS encoding YbaN family protein — translation MSKPFFILIGLVFTGLAILGAILPGMPTTVFLIVALWAFARSSEKMTRWLENIPILRTALKEARRFEERRAVRPQVKRIAVGFAWGSAALTAGMAQSFTKPVVLIVGLAAVAASVVMILIPTDREPPDKVS, via the coding sequence ATGTCGAAGCCGTTTTTCATCCTCATCGGACTTGTCTTCACCGGCCTTGCCATTCTTGGCGCCATCCTGCCGGGCATGCCAACCACCGTTTTTCTGATCGTCGCGCTCTGGGCCTTTGCCCGATCCTCGGAAAAAATGACACGCTGGCTGGAGAACATTCCCATCCTGCGCACGGCCCTGAAAGAAGCACGCCGCTTTGAAGAACGCCGCGCCGTGCGGCCACAGGTGAAGCGTATTGCTGTTGGTTTCGCCTGGGGCTCCGCGGCGCTCACAGCGGGCATGGCCCAGTCGTTTACCAAACCTGTCGTCTTGATCGTCGGGCTGGCAGCCGTGGCAGCATCCGTCGTGATGATCCTTATACCAACGGATCGGGAGCCTCCGGACAAAGTTTCCTAG
- a CDS encoding GNAT family N-acetyltransferase produces MAAALRLRRDLSLPLPAPHWPPGLAPSPFTEDSAAAAHAVMLAGYAPGEGSVPPFPTWWQSLVADSEFDPALFFLARADDGQLAGVCQCWTSAFVKDLVVASGFRGRGIGEALMLTAFHAFRTRGAKNVDLKVETGNAPALRLYRRLGMSEG; encoded by the coding sequence ATGGCGGCGGCACTGCGGCTGCGCCGCGATCTTTCGCTGCCACTGCCTGCCCCGCACTGGCCGCCCGGCCTTGCGCCATCTCCGTTTACAGAAGATTCTGCCGCTGCTGCGCATGCAGTCATGCTGGCGGGCTATGCGCCTGGCGAAGGCAGCGTACCTCCCTTTCCCACCTGGTGGCAAAGCCTCGTGGCAGACAGTGAGTTTGATCCCGCACTGTTCTTTCTCGCGCGCGCGGACGACGGACAGCTCGCAGGAGTTTGCCAATGCTGGACCTCGGCCTTTGTGAAGGACCTTGTGGTCGCCAGCGGATTTCGCGGCCGCGGCATCGGCGAGGCCTTGATGCTGACAGCATTTCACGCCTTCCGCACACGCGGCGCAAAAAATGTGGATCTGAAAGTCGAGACGGGCAACGCGCCCGCCCTTCGTCTGTACCGGCGACTTGGGATGAGCGAGGGATAG
- a CDS encoding rhodanese-like domain-containing protein gives MNIQSILATMFALKEKGQAAPPVKRLSAKEAYDKQKAGELILVDVRTSGEWELTGVPADALRITLQDRDFLKKVMQHAAAFDAPIAFICRSGQRSGQAAAQARATGFTDVANVVGGVEGPGGWIVQRLPMTRG, from the coding sequence ATGAACATTCAGTCCATCCTCGCCACGATGTTCGCCCTTAAGGAAAAGGGCCAGGCCGCGCCGCCAGTGAAACGACTTTCAGCGAAGGAGGCGTATGACAAGCAGAAGGCGGGCGAGCTGATCCTTGTCGACGTACGCACCTCCGGTGAATGGGAACTGACCGGTGTTCCGGCAGATGCCCTGCGCATAACGCTTCAGGACCGGGACTTCCTTAAAAAGGTCATGCAGCACGCCGCCGCCTTCGATGCGCCAATCGCCTTCATCTGCCGCTCCGGGCAGCGCTCAGGACAAGCTGCCGCGCAAGCTCGCGCGACTGGCTTTACCGATGTCGCCAACGTTGTCGGCGGCGTGGAAGGCCCTGGCGGCTGGATCGTGCAGCGCCTGCCCATGACGCGCGGGTGA